The sequence below is a genomic window from bacterium.
GCTGCTGCCGGCCACGTGGGCGGCCGAGTCGGCCATGCGCCCGCTCACCTGGCGCATGCGGTTCGAGACGGTGCTGAACGCCTTGTCGGTCCGGTGGGCCAGGAACCACCACACCAGGCAGGTCAGGAGCAGCGTCACCAGCGTCACGCCGCCCTGGAAGAACAGGCCCTTGCGGCTGATCTCCCGCGTCAGGCGTTCGGCATGGTAGAACTCGTCGAGGTAGCTGCTGGCGCCGATGACCCAGTCCCACGGCTCGTAGTACATGATGCGGGCGATCTTGACCCGCGCCTCGTCGTCGCCCTTGTTCTTCCACGGATAGAGCTGCTGCGCCACCTCGCCGGGTCCCAGCTTGGCGGCCTTCGTGCAGATCTCCTCGATGAAGGCCACGCCGTCGGCGTCCTTGGCCTGCATGATGTTCTCGCCGTCGCGGGTGCCGCCCTTGGAGACGACGTAGTTGCCCTTGGTGTCGAGCACGTAGACGTAGCCCGTCTCGCCCACCTTGATGTCCATGATCGCCTGGCGCAGGGCCGCGGCGCTCTCCATGGGCACGCCGAAGTAGCTGATGCCCACGACCCGGCCCTGCCCGTCGCGCACCGGCTCGTACGCCGTGATGTACCAGCGGTCGACCACGTAGGCCCGCCCGCGGAAGGTGCGGCCGGCGAGCACCGTGCTGATCACCGGGTTCGGCTTCCCGTCCGGATTCACCGCCGGGATGTAGGTGCCGATGGCGCGCGTGCCGTCGGCCTTCATGACGTTGGTCGCCACGCGCAGCATGTCGCCGGCGTCGTTCATGCGCTGGAAGATGGTCGCCGTGCCCCCGATCTGGTCGCGCACGCGGTCGACGACCGGGGTCGTGCGGCCGGCCTCGCGGTTCTGGCCGAGCCACTCGCCGCCGGCGAGCATGCGCGGCAGCTGCACGGACTGCGACTTGCCGGTGTACTGGTTGACGGCGTCCCAGCTGACGGTCTCCGGAGCGAAATCCAGGGCGCCGAGGCGCGCGATCTCCGCCTTGGTGACGTTCAGCCCGCTGTTCACGTTCTCCTGCAGCACCTGCTGCTGGGTC
It includes:
- a CDS encoding methyl-accepting chemotaxis protein, encoding MSRLNSLKARLLVPGILLSLVPLALVMAVAARQGFEMADVISDECTEIAYADLDHIAASVYTLCETQQQVLQENVNSGLNVTKAEIARLGALDFAPETVSWDAVNQYTGKSQSVQLPRMLAGGEWLGQNREAGRTTPVVDRVRDQIGGTATIFQRMNDAGDMLRVATNVMKADGTRAIGTYIPAVNPDGKPNPVISTVLAGRTFRGRAYVVDRWYITAYEPVRDGQGRVVGISYFGVPMESAAALRQAIMDIKVGETGYVYVLDTKGNYVVSKGGTRDGENIMQAKDADGVAFIEEICTKAAKLGPGEVAQQLYPWKNKGDDEARVKIARIMYYEPWDWVIGASSYLDEFYHAERLTREISRKGLFFQGGVTLVTLLLTCLVWWFLAHRTDKAFSTVSNRMRQVSGRMADSAAHVAGSSQLMASGASEQAASLEEIAASLQELSAMTERNADHARQTDGAAVQAFDAASHGVGAMSRLTDAIGHIKHSSDETARILKTIDEIAFQTNLLALNAAVEAARAGDAGKGFAVVAEEVRNLAGRSAEAARNTATLIDEAQGNAANGVTLVEEASRFLQDIETNVGNVKTLIAEVAAASDEQASGINEITTAVDQLDTVTQANAANSEESAAASEELSAQAHDVLDLARTLMRHVK